The following are encoded in a window of Paraburkholderia sp. HP33-1 genomic DNA:
- the trfA gene encoding plasmid replication initiator TrfA, with protein MSLDDLRGSTGREPVLGRGTTGAGGESERHSVDALVARVAELQRKHRERVAREKRNNLPGGPLPQDLVQLPYWPDFVRGVPNGFLRSALFGAIAKGPRRYLSGEQVTTLDGLTILYTGERLDQGDLDVWESVLHVVRIQALGVTCRLTSYALLKLMGKTDTGKNRRVLHTRITRLRANAVEIKQDGGPYIGGLIDEAYKDNETREWVIVVSPKLHTLFAADQFTQIDWNVRRALVGKSLAQWLHGFYASPAKPYPMRMDTLLRLAGSEDESPSSGRQTLRKALDALADASEAHRQPFSYDIRGDPVHVDKKPSDSQRRHLAKKAGGQRKRCL; from the coding sequence ATGTCGCTTGACGATTTGAGGGGCAGCACTGGCCGCGAACCCGTGCTTGGGCGAGGCACAACAGGCGCAGGCGGCGAGTCGGAGCGCCACTCGGTTGATGCACTGGTCGCACGCGTCGCGGAATTGCAGAGGAAGCACCGAGAGCGGGTCGCCCGTGAAAAGCGCAACAACCTGCCCGGCGGACCGCTTCCGCAAGACCTAGTTCAGTTGCCGTATTGGCCGGACTTTGTGCGGGGCGTGCCGAACGGCTTCCTGCGGTCAGCCCTGTTCGGCGCTATCGCCAAGGGACCGCGCCGCTACCTGTCGGGCGAGCAGGTGACGACGCTCGACGGTCTGACAATTCTTTACACTGGCGAACGCCTTGACCAAGGCGACCTCGATGTGTGGGAAAGCGTTCTCCACGTCGTGCGCATTCAGGCGCTGGGGGTGACATGCCGTTTAACGTCCTACGCGCTGCTAAAGCTTATGGGCAAGACGGACACGGGCAAGAACCGTAGGGTGCTGCACACGCGCATCACCCGTCTAAGAGCCAACGCAGTAGAGATCAAGCAGGACGGAGGGCCATACATCGGGGGCCTTATCGATGAGGCCTACAAGGACAACGAAACTCGGGAATGGGTGATCGTAGTCAGCCCTAAGCTTCACACCTTGTTCGCAGCGGACCAATTCACGCAAATCGACTGGAATGTCCGTCGCGCGCTGGTCGGAAAGTCGCTAGCTCAATGGCTGCACGGCTTCTACGCCAGTCCTGCAAAGCCCTACCCGATGCGCATGGACACACTGCTAAGGCTTGCCGGTAGCGAGGACGAGAGTCCGAGCAGCGGGCGACAGACTCTGCGCAAGGCCCTTGACGCCTTGGCCGACGCGAGCGAGGCCCACCGTCAGCCGTTCAGCTACGACATTCGAGGCGACCCAGTACATGTCGATAAGAAGCCCAGCGACTCGCAACGCCGACACCTGGCCAAGAAGGCGGGTGGACAAAGGAAACGGTGCCTCTGA
- a CDS encoding IS3 family transposase (programmed frameshift) — protein sequence MGKYSEETKLAVVKDYCSGTAGLKVVARRHDVDVTSLRKWVAGYRSHGAAGVRQKARATYSLKFKLSVLRRMRDEGLSYRQAAALFDIRNFNIIATWERNYDQGGLEALTPHASSRRKKMTKHQTTESPRSSKGDVRPTRDELMKELDNLRMENAYPKKAQCLGSNDRAASAAQKAQIVIELRHRYPLAGLLKLAGLARSTFYYQQKALQIVDKYADLKARIKAIFDRHKGRYGYRRITATIRQEGFAVNHKTIQRLMADLRLKSCVRIKKYRAYKGEAGKIAPNILERQFDAELPNQKWVTDVTEFNVRGEKLYLSPVLDLYNGEIIAYQMARRPLFDMVGTMLKKAFGRLKQSDKVILHSDQGWQYQMGVYRRLLEARSITQSMSRKGNCYDNAAMESFFGTLKAEFFHLNKFDNLDELEAGIKDYIRYYNHDRIKLKLRGMSPVKYRARFGQA from the exons GTGGGCAAGTATTCGGAAGAGACGAAGCTCGCGGTCGTCAAGGATTATTGTTCGGGAACGGCGGGGCTTAAAGTCGTTGCTCGCCGTCATGACGTGGATGTTACGTCGCTACGCAAATGGGTGGCGGGTTATCGTTCGCATGGTGCTGCAGGCGTGAGGCAAAAGGCGCGGGCTACCTATAGCTTAAAATTCAAGCTGTCGGTGTTGCGACGCATGCGTGACGAGGGCCTCTCCTATCGGCAAGCCGCCGCGCTGTTTGATATTCGCAACTTCAATATTATCGCCACGTGGGAGCGCAACTACGATCAAGGCGGACTGGAGGCCTTGACTCCGCACGCTTCCTCACGCCGCAAGAAGATGACAAAGCATCAGACCACAGAATCTCCGAGATCATCAAAGGGCGACGTTAGACCCACTCGCGACGAATTGATGAAGGAACTGGACAACCTCCGCATGGAGAACGCCTATC CTAAAAAAGCTCAATGCCTTGGTTCAAACGACCGCGCAGCAAGCGCAGCGCAAAAAGCGCAGATCGTGATCGAGCTAAGGCACCGATATCCTCTTGCCGGTCTGCTCAAGCTAGCAGGCTTGGCGCGCAGCACTTTCTATTATCAACAGAAGGCGCTGCAGATAGTCGACAAATATGCTGACCTCAAGGCTCGGATCAAGGCTATCTTCGACAGGCATAAAGGGCGATACGGCTACCGCCGAATCACCGCTACGATTCGGCAAGAGGGCTTCGCCGTCAACCACAAGACGATCCAGCGTCTAATGGCTGATCTGCGACTGAAGTCCTGCGTGCGGATCAAGAAATATCGCGCCTACAAGGGCGAGGCTGGCAAGATCGCGCCAAATATTCTTGAACGCCAGTTTGACGCGGAGTTGCCTAACCAGAAGTGGGTCACAGACGTGACCGAATTCAACGTTCGGGGAGAGAAGCTCTATCTTTCACCCGTGCTTGACCTGTATAACGGCGAGATCATTGCGTACCAGATGGCCCGGCGTCCTTTGTTTGACATGGTAGGCACGATGCTGAAGAAAGCGTTTGGTCGGCTCAAGCAGAGCGACAAAGTTATCTTACATTCCGACCAGGGCTGGCAATACCAGATGGGGGTGTACCGGCGCCTTCTTGAGGCCCGCTCGATTACACAAAGCATGTCCCGCAAGGGCAACTGCTACGACAATGCCGCCATGGAGAGCTTCTTCGGAACGCTCAAGGCGGAGTTCTTTCACTTGAACAAGTTCGACAATCTTGACGAGCTGGAGGCCGGCATAAAGGACTATATACGGTACTACAACCATGACCGTATCAAGCTAAAATTGCGGGGCATGAGCCCCGTCAAATATCGGGCTCGATTCGGTCAGGCGTAG
- the tnpA gene encoding IS66-like element accessory protein TnpA: MNTIEEQALPARRRRRRYSEEFKARVVAACQVTGVSVAAVALEHRLNANLLRRWLDQAEGRLPKRLPRRPADVESAPLPAFVPVAIEAKDAHSTAIRVEVRRGDQSITVSWPVSEAAQCAVWLREWLR, translated from the coding sequence GTGAACACTATCGAAGAACAAGCGCTGCCGGCACGTCGGCGTCGTCGGCGCTACAGCGAGGAATTCAAGGCGCGGGTTGTTGCCGCTTGCCAGGTAACCGGCGTATCAGTCGCAGCAGTCGCGCTGGAACATCGGCTTAACGCGAATCTGTTGCGCCGCTGGCTTGATCAGGCAGAAGGGAGACTTCCAAAGCGGTTGCCGAGGCGTCCGGCCGATGTTGAATCAGCGCCACTGCCAGCGTTCGTCCCCGTTGCTATCGAAGCGAAGGATGCGCACTCGACTGCGATCCGTGTCGAAGTGCGTCGGGGAGATCAGTCGATAACGGTAAGCTGGCCGGTCTCCGAAGCCGCGCAGTGCGCGGTGTGGCTGCGCGAGTGGCTGCGGTGA
- the tnpB gene encoding IS66 family insertion sequence element accessory protein TnpB (TnpB, as the term is used for proteins encoded by IS66 family insertion elements, is considered an accessory protein, since TnpC, encoded by a neighboring gene, is a DDE family transposase.), with protein sequence MIRVDEIWLAVDPLDMRAGFDTALARVVNVFGAAHPHHAYLFTNRRANRLKVLVHDGIGIWLAARRLNQGQFVWPHVGSEPKQHALTHEQLAGLVLGLPWQRIGQDGVIRII encoded by the coding sequence GTGATCCGCGTCGATGAGATCTGGCTGGCCGTCGATCCGCTGGACATGCGAGCCGGCTTCGACACGGCGCTGGCGCGCGTCGTGAATGTGTTCGGCGCCGCACATCCGCACCACGCCTATCTCTTTACCAACCGCCGCGCCAACCGCCTGAAGGTTCTCGTCCACGACGGCATCGGCATCTGGCTGGCAGCGCGGCGGCTGAATCAGGGGCAGTTCGTCTGGCCGCACGTTGGCAGCGAACCGAAGCAGCACGCACTCACGCATGAACAGCTAGCCGGTCTGGTGTTGGGACTACCGTGGCAGCGCATCGGTCAGGACGGCGTCATACGCATCATCTGA
- the tnpC gene encoding IS66 family transposase, whose product MNPPTDLDALSPEQLRALAAQLIAEVNAKDAEVAAKRREVGDLQRELHYRQSRIDQLTHEVSVLRRQQFGRRSEQFNNEQMSLLDEAIDADLAAIEIELEQLEPTRKRQLEQPKRAPLPQQLPRIDIHHEPDSTLCQCGCERVRIGEDISEKLDYAPGVFSVQRHIRGKWVCRNCETLIQAPVPAHVIDKGIPTTGLLASVLVSKFADHLPLYRQEQIYARAGLAIPRSTLGAWVGTCGAQLQPLVDALHQEILQQGVLHADETPVQMLSPGKGKTHRAYLWAYTPTQFSNLRAVVYDFANSRAGEHARTFLDGWHGKLVCDDYGGYKASFLQGITEIGCAAHARRKFFELHANHSSQLAEQALPFFTELYNIERDAAALDIEARHRLRQSRAKPVCDALYEWMVAQRKLVSAGSAIAKALDYSLKRWEALTRYLDDGHVPIDNNWVENQIRPWAIGRSNWLFAGSLRAGQRAAAIMSLIRSAQLNGLDPHAYLRDILARLPTHRASDIAALLPHNWQPLTAAA is encoded by the coding sequence ATGAACCCGCCTACCGACCTTGATGCGCTCAGCCCGGAGCAGTTGCGTGCTCTTGCGGCCCAATTGATCGCCGAGGTCAACGCGAAGGATGCGGAGGTTGCCGCGAAGCGGCGAGAAGTGGGTGACCTGCAACGGGAACTGCATTACCGGCAAAGCCGGATCGACCAACTGACGCATGAGGTCTCCGTCCTCCGGCGTCAGCAGTTTGGCCGGCGCAGCGAGCAGTTCAACAACGAACAGATGAGTCTGCTTGACGAGGCGATTGACGCCGACCTGGCCGCCATCGAGATAGAACTCGAGCAACTCGAGCCCACACGGAAGCGGCAACTCGAGCAGCCGAAACGCGCCCCATTGCCGCAACAACTGCCGCGTATCGACATCCACCACGAACCGGACAGCACGCTCTGCCAGTGCGGCTGCGAGCGCGTGCGTATCGGCGAAGACATCAGCGAGAAGCTGGACTACGCACCGGGCGTCTTCTCGGTGCAGCGGCACATTCGAGGTAAATGGGTGTGTCGCAACTGCGAGACGCTTATTCAGGCACCGGTGCCGGCGCACGTCATCGACAAGGGCATCCCGACCACCGGACTTCTCGCTTCGGTACTGGTCAGCAAATTTGCAGATCACTTGCCGCTGTATCGTCAGGAGCAGATCTATGCGCGCGCGGGACTGGCAATACCGAGGTCCACGTTAGGCGCCTGGGTGGGCACGTGTGGCGCGCAGTTGCAGCCATTGGTCGACGCCCTTCATCAAGAGATCCTGCAGCAAGGTGTCTTGCACGCGGACGAAACCCCCGTGCAAATGCTCAGTCCCGGCAAGGGAAAGACACATCGGGCTTATTTGTGGGCGTATACGCCAACGCAATTCAGCAACCTGCGTGCGGTAGTCTACGACTTCGCCAACAGTCGAGCCGGGGAGCATGCCCGCACGTTCCTGGACGGCTGGCACGGCAAGCTGGTGTGTGACGACTACGGCGGCTATAAGGCCTCATTCCTCCAGGGCATCACCGAAATCGGCTGCGCAGCGCACGCGAGGCGCAAGTTCTTCGAACTGCATGCCAATCACAGCAGTCAGCTCGCTGAGCAGGCGCTGCCGTTCTTCACCGAGCTCTACAACATCGAACGCGATGCCGCGGCGCTTGATATCGAAGCGCGACACCGGCTTCGGCAGAGCCGCGCCAAGCCGGTGTGCGACGCCCTTTATGAATGGATGGTGGCGCAACGCAAGCTGGTATCGGCAGGTTCGGCGATCGCGAAAGCGCTGGACTATAGCCTCAAACGCTGGGAGGCGCTCACGCGCTATCTCGATGACGGGCACGTGCCCATAGACAACAATTGGGTCGAAAACCAGATCCGTCCATGGGCCATCGGCAGGTCCAACTGGTTGTTCGCCGGGTCGCTGCGCGCTGGCCAACGTGCGGCCGCAATCATGAGCCTGATACGCTCCGCTCAACTCAACGGGCTCGACCCGCACGCCTATCTGAGGGACATCCTCGCGCGACTGCCAACCCACCGGGCAAGCGACATCGCCGCATTGCTGCCACATAACTGGCAGCCTCTTACAGCTGCCGCCTAA
- a CDS encoding IS91 family transposase, translating into MKAPLELADVLRRHGPAYRHLHADSLDREQRRVMRAIEQCRTAALGGHVEQRDTCGHQRIAYNSCGNRHCPKCQSLARAQWLERRQADLLPVPYFHVVFTVPQEIAAIAFQNKRIVYDILFQATAETLQTIAADPRHLGATIGFIALLHTWGQNLVHHQHLHCVIPGGGLAADGTRWVACRPGFFLPVRVLSRLFRRLFLERLQQAFDTGALRFFPSLAHLSEPGQFARYLSGLRRTEWVVYAKEPFGGPQQVLNYLGRYTHRVAISNNRLISQTDRHVTFRWKDYRHPGRPRVMSLDSHEFLRRFLLHVLPHGLQRIRHYGLLSNRLRESSLTACRRLLGAPSNETPETSRPDYRDHYAHLTGRSLRDCPVCKHGHMVCVEYLLPGAPARAPPCQQ; encoded by the coding sequence ATGAAGGCCCCGTTGGAGCTGGCGGACGTCCTGCGCCGCCACGGCCCGGCATACCGGCATCTGCACGCCGACTCGCTCGACCGCGAGCAGCGTCGCGTCATGCGCGCCATTGAACAGTGCCGCACGGCGGCCCTGGGCGGACACGTCGAGCAGCGCGACACCTGCGGCCATCAGCGCATCGCCTACAACTCGTGTGGCAACCGGCACTGCCCGAAGTGCCAGTCGCTCGCCCGGGCGCAATGGCTCGAGCGCCGTCAGGCGGATCTGCTGCCCGTGCCGTACTTCCACGTGGTCTTCACCGTTCCGCAGGAGATCGCGGCCATCGCATTCCAGAACAAGCGAATCGTGTATGACATCCTGTTCCAGGCCACCGCCGAAACGCTGCAGACGATCGCGGCAGACCCACGGCACCTCGGCGCCACGATCGGCTTCATCGCGCTGCTGCATACCTGGGGGCAGAATCTGGTCCACCATCAGCATCTGCACTGTGTCATCCCGGGCGGCGGCCTGGCTGCCGACGGCACGCGCTGGGTGGCTTGCCGACCCGGCTTCTTCCTGCCGGTGCGGGTTCTCTCGCGCCTGTTCCGCCGGCTGTTTCTCGAGCGGTTGCAGCAGGCCTTCGATACCGGGGCACTCCGCTTCTTCCCGTCACTCGCTCACCTGTCTGAGCCGGGCCAATTTGCCCGCTATCTGTCCGGTCTGCGTCGAACCGAGTGGGTCGTCTATGCCAAGGAGCCATTCGGTGGCCCCCAACAGGTGCTCAACTATCTCGGCCGCTACACCCACCGCGTCGCAATCTCCAACAACCGCCTCATCAGTCAGACCGATCGGCACGTCACGTTTCGCTGGAAGGACTATCGCCATCCTGGCAGACCACGCGTGATGAGTCTCGACTCCCACGAGTTCCTGCGCCGCTTCCTGCTGCACGTGTTGCCGCACGGACTACAACGGATCCGCCACTACGGACTACTCAGCAACCGGCTTCGCGAATCCAGCCTCACCGCATGTCGCCGACTGCTTGGTGCCCCGTCCAACGAAACCCCTGAGACATCCAGGCCTGACTACCGCGACCACTATGCGCACCTGACTGGCCGGTCACTGCGCGACTGTCCCGTCTGCAAACACGGTCACATGGTCTGCGTCGAATACCTCCTGCCTGGCGCGCCGGCGCGGGCACCACCATGCCAGCAATGA
- a CDS encoding tyrosine-type recombinase/integrase has product MTPLRRRMIEDMRVRNLAANTQRAYLQQVNNFARHFGCSPELLGPEEVRAWQVHLIEVQRRSSSTLVVATAALRFLYHITLKREWAVEELPIARTPRKLPVILSQDEITRFLEAIRSVKHRTVLIAAYAAGLRISEATRLKVGDIDSHRMMLRVEQGKGRADRYVMLSPRLLDILRSYWCIGRPQYWLFPGRFPDQPVGADVVRQACHDARRRAGITKPITPHSLRHAFATHLLESGADVRLIQLLMGHRSLATTARYLKVATSTICATTSPFDRLPSMSPQASPEPQVDHL; this is encoded by the coding sequence ATGACACCCCTACGTCGACGCATGATCGAGGATATGCGCGTGCGCAACCTCGCGGCCAATACGCAACGCGCGTATCTCCAGCAGGTGAACAACTTTGCCAGGCACTTCGGGTGTTCCCCTGAACTGCTGGGCCCGGAGGAGGTGCGCGCCTGGCAGGTGCACCTGATCGAAGTCCAGCGGCGCTCATCCAGCACCCTGGTGGTGGCGACTGCGGCGCTGCGCTTCCTGTATCACATCACGCTCAAACGCGAGTGGGCGGTCGAAGAACTCCCGATAGCGCGGACGCCGCGCAAACTCCCGGTGATCCTCAGTCAGGACGAGATCACCCGGTTCCTTGAAGCGATCCGTAGCGTCAAGCATCGGACCGTACTGATCGCCGCCTACGCCGCCGGCCTTCGCATTTCGGAAGCCACCCGGCTGAAGGTCGGCGATATCGACAGCCACCGCATGATGTTGCGTGTCGAGCAGGGCAAGGGGCGCGCCGACCGCTACGTGATGCTCTCGCCACGGCTGCTGGATATTCTGCGCAGCTACTGGTGTATCGGCCGGCCCCAGTACTGGCTGTTTCCTGGCCGCTTCCCGGATCAACCTGTGGGTGCCGACGTGGTGCGACAGGCGTGCCATGACGCACGTCGCCGTGCCGGTATCACCAAACCAATCACGCCGCACTCCTTGCGCCATGCGTTTGCGACGCACCTGCTCGAATCCGGCGCGGACGTGCGCCTGATCCAGTTGCTGATGGGCCATCGCAGCCTGGCCACGACGGCGCGCTACCTGAAGGTCGCGACCAGCACGATCTGCGCGACGACCAGCCCGTTCGACCGGTTGCCGTCAATGTCACCGCAGGCTTCACCCGAACCACAGGTTGACCACCTCTGA
- a CDS encoding TIGR02391 family protein → MRELLTEIPDAEVLLALEPEELAAKILFLLRRRQERLIHFGNLRMGLEMGARESAYPRNRLVDVDLAVAEAFAWLEAQGLVVPAEGTNGSNGFRHLSRRAQRFENPQAFVDYQTARLLPKALLHPAIANDVWLSFMRGAYPTAVFEAMRPVEIAVREAAGLPQSEIGVRMVRKAFHITTGPLTDMDADEGERDALCALFAGAIGSYKNPHSHRNVAIDTPREAIEMIMLASHLLGIVDARAAARQVAP, encoded by the coding sequence ATGCGGGAGCTTCTGACCGAGATTCCAGACGCTGAAGTGTTGCTTGCGCTTGAGCCCGAAGAGCTGGCTGCCAAGATCCTGTTCCTGTTGCGCAGACGACAGGAACGCCTGATTCATTTTGGCAATCTTCGGATGGGGCTGGAGATGGGTGCACGCGAATCGGCCTATCCTCGAAACAGACTCGTTGACGTCGACCTTGCCGTAGCCGAGGCATTTGCGTGGCTCGAAGCACAGGGGCTGGTTGTGCCGGCCGAAGGTACAAACGGGAGCAACGGATTCCGGCATCTGAGCCGACGTGCGCAGCGTTTCGAGAATCCGCAGGCCTTCGTTGACTACCAGACCGCCCGTCTGCTGCCCAAAGCGCTCCTGCATCCTGCGATCGCTAACGACGTGTGGCTGTCGTTCATGCGCGGCGCCTATCCAACGGCTGTATTCGAGGCAATGCGGCCCGTCGAGATTGCCGTTCGGGAGGCAGCCGGGTTGCCGCAATCGGAGATCGGCGTGCGAATGGTCCGGAAGGCGTTCCACATCACGACCGGGCCGTTGACCGACATGGATGCAGATGAAGGCGAGCGCGATGCGCTCTGCGCCCTGTTTGCCGGGGCGATCGGTTCGTACAAGAATCCGCACTCGCACCGCAACGTGGCGATCGACACCCCGCGCGAAGCGATTGAAATGATCATGCTTGCAAGCCATCTGCTTGGCATCGTCGACGCGCGGGCTGCAGCGAGGCAGGTTGCGCCATGA